Proteins encoded together in one Anoxybacillus flavithermus window:
- a CDS encoding competence protein ComK gives MLIVEYLYLTRYTMGLFPFFHDKQMWTKVLEEDGEIIVKQKPMEIIEQSCLYYGASLRGRKDGARHIIGTSHKAPIAIEPTNEIFFFPTISPMNPQCVWLSHLHIRHHEHVQGGKTRITFSNGKSLEVCISHHSFVNQLHRTAQLRTKMNERIEARERKMMYLLYLREKELS, from the coding sequence ATGCTCATCGTCGAGTATCTGTATTTGACGCGCTATACGATGGGGCTTTTTCCGTTTTTTCACGATAAGCAAATGTGGACGAAAGTGTTAGAGGAAGATGGAGAAATTATCGTCAAACAAAAGCCGATGGAAATTATCGAACAAAGTTGTTTGTATTATGGCGCAAGTTTAAGAGGAAGAAAAGATGGAGCGAGACATATTATTGGCACTTCGCATAAAGCACCGATTGCAATCGAACCAACGAACGAAATTTTCTTTTTTCCAACGATCTCCCCAATGAATCCTCAATGTGTATGGCTGTCGCATTTACATATTCGTCATCATGAGCATGTTCAAGGTGGAAAAACGCGCATTACGTTTTCAAATGGTAAAAGCTTAGAGGTATGTATTTCGCATCATTCATTCGTGAACCAACTACATCGCACCGCTCAGTTGCGAACAAAAATGAACGAACGAATCGAAGCACGCGAAAGGAAAATGATGTATTTATTATATTTACGGGAAAAGGAATTGTCGTAG
- the aceA gene encoding isocitrate lyase, translating into MGKFEERVKQLEESWQLDERWKGITRPYSAEDVIKLRGSLDIEYTLARRGAEKLWNLLNTEDYVHALGALTGNQAVQQAKAGLKAIYLSGWQVAADANLAGHMYPDQSLYPANSVPHVVKRINQALQRADQIQYVEGKEDIDYFLPIVADAEAGFGGQLNVFELMKAMIEAGAAGVHFEDQLSSEKKCGHLGGKVLLPTQTAIRNLIAARLAADVMGVPTVLIARTDANAADLITSDIDPRDQEFITGERTPEGFFRTRAGLDQAIARGLAYAPYADLIWCETSEPNLEEARRFAEAIHEKFPGKLLAYNCSPSFNWKKKLDDETIANFQVELGKMGYKFQFVTLAGFHALNYSMFMLAHGYRDRGMAAYSELQQAEFEAEKYGYTATRHQREVGTGYFDEVSLVITGGQASTVALKGSTEEEQFTGA; encoded by the coding sequence ATGGGGAAATTTGAAGAACGTGTAAAACAATTAGAAGAAAGTTGGCAATTGGATGAACGGTGGAAGGGCATTACGCGCCCGTATAGCGCAGAGGATGTCATTAAATTGCGTGGTTCGCTTGACATCGAGTATACGCTAGCGCGTCGCGGAGCGGAAAAGCTTTGGAACTTATTAAATACGGAAGACTACGTTCATGCGCTTGGGGCGTTAACAGGAAATCAAGCGGTGCAACAAGCAAAAGCTGGTTTAAAAGCGATTTATTTAAGCGGTTGGCAAGTCGCAGCCGATGCGAACTTAGCAGGTCATATGTATCCTGACCAAAGCTTATATCCAGCAAACAGCGTGCCGCACGTTGTGAAACGCATTAATCAAGCGCTTCAACGGGCTGACCAAATTCAATATGTGGAAGGAAAAGAAGATATCGACTATTTCTTGCCGATCGTTGCCGATGCAGAAGCAGGATTTGGGGGTCAATTGAACGTCTTCGAACTGATGAAAGCGATGATTGAAGCAGGAGCAGCAGGCGTCCACTTTGAAGACCAATTGTCTTCTGAGAAAAAGTGCGGCCATTTAGGTGGAAAAGTGTTGCTTCCGACACAAACAGCGATTCGCAACTTAATTGCGGCGCGACTTGCGGCAGATGTCATGGGCGTCCCAACCGTATTAATTGCGCGCACAGATGCAAACGCAGCGGATTTAATTACAAGCGACATCGATCCGCGCGATCAAGAATTTATTACAGGTGAGCGTACGCCAGAAGGCTTCTTCCGTACGCGTGCCGGATTAGACCAAGCGATTGCGCGCGGATTGGCATATGCACCGTATGCTGATTTAATTTGGTGCGAAACGAGCGAACCGAACTTAGAAGAAGCGCGTCGTTTTGCGGAAGCGATTCATGAAAAATTCCCAGGCAAATTGCTTGCGTACAACTGCTCGCCTTCCTTCAACTGGAAGAAAAAGTTGGACGACGAAACGATCGCCAACTTCCAAGTGGAGCTCGGAAAAATGGGCTACAAATTCCAATTCGTTACGTTGGCTGGTTTCCACGCCCTCAACTACAGCATGTTTATGTTAGCACATGGCTATCGCGATCGCGGCATGGCTGCTTACTCCGAATTGCAACAAGCGGAGTTTGAGGCAGAAAAATATGGCTACACAGCTACACGCCATCAACGTGAAGTCGGAACAGGTTACTTTGACGAAGTATCGCTTGTCATTACGGGCGGTCAAGCATCAACTGTGGCGCTAAAAGGCTCGACAGAAGAAGAACAATTTACAGGTGCATAA
- a CDS encoding M48 family metallopeptidase, which produces MRKIAFWTLFLYAMYALFFAFYLFQWTDSSIPAQYKGTSADPATFLTKKELMLAEQFSGVKNFLFFLSVPYEWVIYIFVLLFGLSARFQQWAEATTKRRFMQTAIYVFWLSLLVQVVTFPLSYASYYMAKMYHISTQTFSSWMRDELIDFWVNYAIMVVIVYVLYALMQKFEKRWWIYAWLCSIPFTLFLTFIQPVFIDPLYNDFYPLKNKQLEAKILALAEKANIPAEHVFEVNMSEKTNALNAYVTGIGGNSRIVLWDTTLERLSEDEILFIMAHEMAHYVMKHIYWGIGLYIVVTFIGLLLTNRWMKRMIGRFGALCRIEKWNELASLPMFLLLISLLSFAASPAMNAISRYEEHAADKYAIELTKNKEAAISTFQQLTRSSLSQVHPPYLVKLFRYSHPTILERIISLEQK; this is translated from the coding sequence ATGAGAAAAATCGCTTTTTGGACGTTATTCCTTTATGCGATGTACGCACTATTTTTTGCGTTTTATTTATTTCAATGGACAGACTCATCCATTCCAGCACAATATAAAGGCACAAGTGCAGATCCTGCGACGTTTTTAACGAAAAAAGAACTGATGCTTGCTGAACAGTTTTCAGGAGTAAAAAACTTTTTATTTTTTTTATCTGTTCCATATGAGTGGGTCATTTATATATTTGTGTTGTTGTTTGGTTTGTCAGCGCGTTTTCAACAATGGGCGGAGGCAACGACAAAACGGCGGTTTATGCAAACGGCGATTTACGTCTTTTGGTTATCGCTTCTTGTACAAGTTGTGACGTTTCCGCTTAGCTATGCAAGTTACTACATGGCGAAAATGTACCATATTTCAACCCAAACCTTTTCGAGTTGGATGCGTGATGAACTGATTGATTTTTGGGTGAATTATGCGATCATGGTTGTCATTGTGTATGTATTATATGCGCTTATGCAAAAATTCGAAAAACGATGGTGGATATACGCGTGGCTTTGTTCCATTCCGTTTACGCTTTTTTTAACGTTTATTCAACCTGTGTTTATTGATCCGCTTTATAACGATTTTTATCCGCTGAAAAATAAACAGCTAGAAGCAAAAATTTTAGCGCTAGCGGAGAAAGCAAACATTCCAGCAGAACACGTATTTGAAGTAAATATGTCAGAAAAGACGAACGCGTTAAATGCGTATGTGACAGGTATCGGAGGCAACTCGCGTATTGTGTTATGGGACACGACGCTTGAGCGGTTAAGCGAAGATGAAATTTTATTTATTATGGCGCATGAGATGGCGCATTACGTCATGAAACATATTTATTGGGGAATTGGATTATATATTGTTGTTACATTTATCGGATTGCTGTTGACGAATCGATGGATGAAACGAATGATTGGACGTTTTGGCGCGCTTTGTCGCATTGAAAAATGGAACGAACTTGCTTCTTTACCGATGTTTTTACTATTGATTTCGCTATTAAGTTTTGCGGCAAGCCCTGCGATGAATGCTATTTCCCGTTATGAAGAGCATGCGGCGGACAAGTATGCGATTGAACTGACGAAAAATAAAGAAGCAGCGATCTCGACGTTTCAACAGTTGACTCGCTCTAGTTTAAGCCAAGTGCATCCACCTTATCTTGTCAAACTGTTTCGTTACAGTCATCCGACCATTTTAGAGCGCATTATTTCTTTAGAACAAAAGTAG
- a CDS encoding SCO family protein gives MKKLYIGFFSLLAICIGIGIFYFSFYRQEKMEFPKNVTMETAWGKPYSLNDMEPKVRLLEFVYTNCPDICPSTSFQMKQLKEQLEKDGLFKKKVEFITITIDPKRDTQQVMQTYANMFGVESDNEGWIFLRGSEEDTKKVADAFNFLYRDPGNGMLIHTTLTYFLDENNRVIDTFGMGEKGFDKEKVYKEIVKEAK, from the coding sequence TTGAAAAAACTATATATCGGCTTTTTTAGTTTACTTGCGATTTGTATTGGCATTGGTATATTTTATTTTTCTTTTTATCGGCAAGAAAAAATGGAGTTTCCAAAAAACGTGACAATGGAAACAGCATGGGGAAAACCGTATTCATTAAACGACATGGAGCCAAAAGTACGTCTACTTGAGTTTGTGTACACAAACTGTCCGGACATTTGTCCAAGTACGTCATTTCAAATGAAACAGTTAAAAGAACAGCTTGAAAAAGACGGTTTGTTTAAAAAGAAAGTCGAATTTATTACAATTACGATCGATCCAAAACGCGACACACAACAAGTGATGCAAACGTACGCGAACATGTTCGGAGTAGAAAGCGATAACGAAGGATGGATTTTTTTACGAGGTAGTGAAGAAGACACAAAAAAAGTGGCGGATGCTTTTAACTTCTTATATCGCGATCCCGGAAACGGCATGCTTATTCATACAACACTCACATACTTTTTAGACGAAAACAACCGCGTCATCGACACATTCGGCATGGGCGAAAAAGGGTTTGATAAAGAGAAAGTGTATAAAGAAATTGTAAAAGAGGCGAAATAG
- a CDS encoding methyl-accepting chemotaxis protein, which translates to MKRWKDRSLIFRTAFLLSIIVAIISITATGTMLYQVLKEEKELTKAVAVEKTASYAHKVEGIFNGAQKVVQSFGEYMLFAKRHGLNREQILEHMHHLLERNEQLLGIYTLWEPNAFDGKDAMYVNKEGHDATGRFVPYVVRSDGAIIVEASRDYDKEAPGNYYLTPKNTKKPLLLEPYTYEVNGKSVLLTSLVLPLIDPETNQFLGIVGVDFEVSFLQQLVSKEKPLGGFLNFITGDGTIIASGAGEKFIGKTITLDKGKTVLKRIASGEHFTDEIYSQLLQDDMLRAFAPIELSLFEKDWALVLSVPSSTAFQRIEKLFVDGAIGISALILLLALFIIFTLRRILLPVRHAAHMAEQIAQGRLNIQIEALPNNDEIGTLTKAMKTMVNQLREQIRTLSDESNQLSNEASHIATNAKQNSEASTYVHEVMSEITERTASQTEALLESMRAMEEMATGVQKLAESTSEVADSAKEMSDEAKQGKEQLEQTVKQMKQIEQSFALINKQVNNLTSYSEQIGHIVAAISAISSQTNLLALNAAIEAARAGEAGRGFAVVAEEVRKLAEQADEAAKQVSDLISHVQHQVQEVKEVTKQGADDIKEGSIVITNTAQTFERIVQKTDIVSEEIQEISAATEQMSAGVEQVTASIENIVETATGVQQEIQEATNSIDEQANISKQLDESAKQLAHISTKLQQLIQRFTL; encoded by the coding sequence ATGAAAAGATGGAAAGACCGCAGTCTTATTTTTCGAACAGCTTTTTTACTTTCAATAATTGTTGCAATTATATCTATTACCGCTACAGGCACAATGCTATACCAAGTTTTAAAAGAGGAAAAAGAGCTTACAAAAGCGGTTGCCGTAGAAAAAACGGCTTCATACGCTCATAAAGTTGAAGGAATATTTAATGGAGCGCAAAAAGTTGTACAATCGTTTGGGGAGTATATGCTTTTTGCAAAAAGACATGGTCTCAACCGCGAACAAATATTGGAACATATGCACCATTTACTTGAGCGTAATGAGCAATTACTCGGCATTTATACGTTGTGGGAGCCAAATGCATTTGATGGAAAAGATGCGATGTACGTTAATAAAGAAGGACATGATGCAACAGGCCGCTTTGTACCGTATGTTGTCCGTAGCGATGGAGCAATCATTGTAGAAGCAAGCCGTGATTATGATAAAGAGGCGCCAGGGAATTATTATTTAACGCCAAAAAATACTAAAAAACCGTTATTGCTTGAACCGTACACATATGAAGTGAACGGAAAAAGCGTGTTGCTCACATCGCTCGTTCTCCCTCTCATTGACCCTGAAACAAATCAGTTTTTAGGTATTGTCGGGGTCGACTTTGAAGTGTCGTTTTTACAACAACTCGTAAGCAAAGAAAAACCACTCGGCGGGTTTTTAAACTTTATCACTGGTGATGGCACGATTATTGCAAGTGGCGCAGGAGAAAAGTTCATCGGAAAAACCATTACACTTGATAAAGGAAAAACTGTGCTGAAGCGCATCGCAAGTGGGGAGCATTTTACTGATGAAATTTACTCACAACTTCTTCAAGACGATATGTTGCGCGCTTTTGCACCTATCGAATTATCTTTGTTTGAAAAGGATTGGGCGCTCGTTTTATCCGTTCCATCTAGCACTGCATTTCAACGTATTGAAAAACTATTCGTGGACGGAGCAATTGGAATTTCAGCTTTAATTTTACTACTCGCGCTCTTTATCATTTTCACACTACGTCGTATTTTGCTTCCTGTACGTCATGCTGCACATATGGCGGAACAAATCGCTCAAGGTCGGTTAAATATTCAAATCGAAGCATTACCGAATAACGATGAAATCGGCACATTAACAAAAGCGATGAAAACAATGGTAAATCAACTTCGCGAGCAAATTAGAACATTGTCTGATGAAAGCAACCAATTATCAAACGAAGCCAGCCATATCGCGACAAACGCAAAACAAAATAGTGAAGCAAGCACATATGTGCATGAGGTAATGAGTGAAATTACAGAACGAACGGCGTCACAAACTGAAGCATTGCTTGAAAGTATGAGGGCGATGGAGGAGATGGCGACTGGAGTTCAAAAACTAGCCGAGTCGACATCGGAAGTAGCTGATTCAGCGAAAGAAATGTCCGATGAGGCAAAACAAGGAAAAGAGCAACTTGAACAAACCGTAAAACAAATGAAGCAAATCGAACAATCTTTCGCTCTTATTAACAAACAAGTGAATAATCTCACGTCATATTCTGAACAAATTGGACATATCGTTGCAGCGATTAGCGCCATCTCATCGCAAACAAATTTACTTGCTCTAAATGCCGCCATTGAAGCAGCCCGTGCTGGAGAAGCTGGGCGAGGATTTGCCGTCGTTGCAGAGGAAGTTCGAAAACTAGCTGAACAAGCAGATGAAGCAGCGAAACAAGTGAGCGACTTGATTAGCCATGTCCAGCACCAAGTACAAGAAGTGAAGGAAGTAACGAAGCAAGGAGCTGATGATATTAAAGAAGGAAGCATAGTGATTACAAACACCGCTCAAACCTTTGAACGAATTGTCCAAAAAACAGACATTGTTTCAGAAGAAATTCAAGAAATATCTGCGGCAACAGAACAAATGTCAGCTGGAGTGGAACAAGTCACCGCATCTATTGAAAACATTGTAGAAACAGCAACAGGTGTTCAACAAGAAATTCAAGAAGCGACAAATTCAATTGACGAACAAGCAAACATTTCAAAACAACTAGATGAATCCGCAAAACAACTTGCGCATATTTCGACGAAACTACAACAACTCATTCAACGCTTCACCTTGTAG
- a CDS encoding IS701 family transposase: MNRLAHHQGIHKFLTMLGLALYFSKPVMKHLVHIVDAMITKGFSGTLTDLHHGSFHPNHRTTLSHFFTKSPWEEETLLRKLQQWVLHRVERSSKRENQPIFVSIDDTICQKTKPSSRATHAIQGCDWHYSHAEKKSIWGHSLVWLMVHTMTQAFPFAFRLYDKTVGKSKGELAIEMLSSLDVSRPVYVLMDSWYPSKTLVGACLKKGFHVIAMLKTNRILYPKGTAIQAKEFAKSMEPRDTRLVTVGKERYRVYRYEGALNGLKDAVVLLAWKADQPMTPKHLHCVLSTDRELSDEEILRYYAARWSIECFFRQAKDQLKLDGYRVRGRRAVKRYWILVQLAYVYSMFESNSDFSDGLDLLRKRKGHSLVEFIYRAAKQNIPIDTVKKQLHVA; this comes from the coding sequence ATGAATAGATTAGCACATCACCAAGGAATCCACAAGTTTTTGACGATGTTGGGGTTGGCCCTTTATTTCTCGAAACCTGTCATGAAGCATCTCGTTCATATCGTGGATGCGATGATTACAAAGGGCTTTTCGGGAACGCTGACCGATCTACATCATGGGAGTTTTCATCCGAACCATCGCACGACACTGAGCCATTTTTTCACGAAAAGCCCATGGGAGGAAGAGACGCTGCTTCGCAAACTCCAACAGTGGGTGCTTCATCGTGTCGAACGCAGCTCGAAACGAGAGAATCAACCCATTTTTGTTTCGATCGATGATACGATTTGCCAAAAAACGAAGCCCTCGTCACGGGCAACACACGCCATTCAAGGGTGTGATTGGCACTATTCTCACGCAGAGAAAAAGTCGATCTGGGGACATTCTCTCGTTTGGCTCATGGTTCATACGATGACCCAAGCGTTTCCTTTTGCCTTTCGCCTCTACGACAAGACGGTGGGGAAAAGCAAAGGGGAACTCGCGATCGAGATGCTTTCTTCGTTGGATGTGAGTCGACCCGTTTATGTGCTCATGGACTCTTGGTATCCATCGAAAACCCTCGTGGGAGCCTGCTTAAAAAAAGGGTTCCACGTCATCGCGATGCTGAAGACGAATCGGATTCTCTATCCAAAAGGGACGGCCATTCAAGCAAAAGAATTTGCCAAATCTATGGAGCCACGGGATACCCGCCTCGTCACGGTGGGAAAAGAGCGTTATCGGGTGTATCGCTACGAAGGCGCTCTGAACGGTCTCAAGGATGCCGTGGTGCTGCTCGCATGGAAAGCCGATCAGCCGATGACGCCGAAACATCTTCATTGCGTCTTGAGCACCGATCGCGAGCTAAGCGATGAAGAGATCTTGCGCTACTATGCTGCACGTTGGTCGATCGAATGTTTTTTCCGTCAAGCGAAAGACCAGCTGAAACTCGATGGATACCGCGTTCGCGGGCGTCGGGCGGTGAAACGGTATTGGATCTTGGTGCAACTTGCGTATGTGTACAGCATGTTCGAGTCTAACAGTGATTTTTCGGATGGGCTCGATCTCCTGCGCAAGAGAAAAGGACATAGCCTCGTGGAGTTCATTTATCGTGCAGCAAAACAAAATATTCCCATTGATACCGTGAAAAAACAGCTCCACGTGGCATAA
- a CDS encoding EAL and HDOD domain-containing protein — MLVNLLIYSKNYEVIGYELLYRSGDKNFYDAIDGDKATIDVLINSFMNIGIEKLTNGARCFINFTETLLKKQLPFHFPKNLVVVEILENIPYSEGLLDICRKLKTEGYTIALDDFIFFDQYIPLFPYIDIIKIDFSKQNDYKRFKPYIDMYHIHLLAEKIETSDQLEEAVRNGFSCFQGYFFSKPIIVKEKSLPKIAYTSRLSLITQLNKNELNFEEIVATIESDPSLTYRLLKTVNSFFLSSTPKIKSIRHAAILLGTNHLKSWLTVLTLQEPNEPFRNEVIINCLVRAKTLEQLAELIHLCDEKDVLFFMGICSSLHLLLHRPLHEILQELHVDEAIQQGLNGYPCIYSLLYDLVIALETNDTKKISDLTNTLNIPIQEALAIYQHSIEWVVQLKL, encoded by the coding sequence ATGTTAGTAAATTTGCTCATCTACAGTAAAAATTATGAAGTCATCGGATACGAATTGCTATATCGAAGTGGAGACAAAAATTTTTATGATGCGATCGATGGAGACAAAGCTACCATTGATGTATTGATCAACAGTTTTATGAACATCGGTATTGAAAAATTAACGAATGGGGCTCGTTGTTTTATTAACTTTACAGAAACTTTATTAAAAAAACAATTGCCCTTTCATTTTCCGAAAAATTTAGTCGTCGTCGAAATTTTAGAAAACATCCCATATTCAGAAGGATTGCTAGACATTTGCAGGAAACTAAAAACCGAAGGATATACGATTGCTCTTGATGATTTTATTTTTTTTGATCAATATATCCCTCTTTTTCCATACATTGATATAATAAAAATTGATTTCTCAAAGCAAAATGATTATAAACGATTTAAACCATACATTGATATGTACCATATTCACTTGCTCGCAGAAAAAATTGAAACAAGTGATCAACTAGAAGAAGCAGTTCGTAACGGTTTCTCTTGTTTTCAAGGTTATTTTTTCAGCAAACCGATTATAGTAAAAGAAAAGTCGTTGCCAAAAATCGCATACACATCTCGTTTATCTTTAATTACTCAATTAAATAAAAACGAACTAAACTTTGAAGAAATCGTTGCAACAATCGAAAGCGATCCTTCTTTAACATATCGGCTATTAAAAACCGTTAATTCGTTTTTTTTATCTTCTACTCCAAAAATCAAATCAATTCGACATGCAGCGATTTTATTAGGAACAAACCACTTAAAAAGCTGGCTTACCGTTTTAACGTTACAAGAGCCAAACGAGCCATTTAGAAATGAAGTAATTATTAATTGTCTTGTACGTGCAAAAACATTGGAGCAACTAGCTGAACTTATTCATTTGTGTGATGAAAAAGATGTTTTATTTTTTATGGGTATTTGTTCGTCTTTACATTTATTACTTCATCGCCCATTACATGAAATATTACAAGAACTACACGTTGACGAGGCAATTCAACAAGGACTAAATGGCTATCCTTGTATTTATTCACTTTTATACGACCTTGTTATCGCATTAGAAACAAACGATACAAAAAAAATAAGCGACTTGACAAACACATTAAATATCCCTATACAAGAAGCATTGGCTATTTACCAGCACAGTATCGAATGGGTTGTGCAACTAAAATTGTAG